In Psychrobacter sp. P11G3, a single genomic region encodes these proteins:
- a CDS encoding SDR family NAD(P)-dependent oxidoreductase encodes MTLNTTKTILITGSTDGIGKLAALKLAEAGHQVYLHGRDADKLASVIAEVQAVATGAAVDNIDGFVADFSDLTDVLKMAADVNEKLPKLDVLINNAGIYTTASALTKDGLDVRFVVNYLAPYELTNALLPLLKQSDKARIVNLSSAAQASISYQALAGQTRLDDKDAYAQSKLALTMWSMALADTVASNDINVIAVNPGSLLNTKMANEAYGQHWSSAGKGANILTELAISDEFANDTGKYFDNDIKDGVHGDARGMFGRPHADALNQAAIAELEQQTQTVLQSIFA; translated from the coding sequence ATGACTCTGAATACAACTAAAACAATTTTAATCACTGGCAGCACAGATGGCATTGGCAAATTGGCAGCGTTAAAACTGGCAGAAGCTGGGCACCAAGTGTATTTACATGGCCGCGATGCTGACAAACTTGCTAGCGTCATTGCAGAAGTTCAAGCAGTCGCGACAGGCGCAGCAGTAGATAATATTGATGGGTTTGTGGCTGATTTTTCTGATTTAACGGATGTGCTAAAGATGGCAGCAGACGTCAATGAAAAACTGCCAAAGCTTGATGTACTCATAAATAACGCAGGGATTTATACTACGGCATCAGCATTGACTAAAGACGGTTTGGATGTACGTTTCGTAGTCAATTATCTAGCGCCTTATGAGCTGACCAATGCTTTATTACCTTTGCTAAAGCAGTCTGATAAAGCGCGTATCGTGAACTTAAGCTCAGCTGCGCAAGCGTCAATATCTTATCAAGCACTTGCAGGCCAGACCCGCCTCGATGATAAGGATGCTTATGCCCAAAGTAAGCTAGCACTCACGATGTGGAGTATGGCATTAGCTGACACCGTCGCTAGCAACGATATCAATGTCATCGCCGTCAACCCAGGTTCGCTACTGAACACAAAAATGGCTAACGAAGCGTATGGTCAGCATTGGTCATCAGCAGGCAAGGGCGCAAATATCCTAACGGAGTTGGCCATCTCGGATGAGTTCGCTAACGATACTGGTAAATACTTTGATAACGATATAAAAGATGGCGTACATGGCGATGCAAGAGGGATGTTTGGTCGACCACATGCTGATGCTTTAAACCAAGCAGCCATTGCAGAGCTTGAGCAGCAGACTCAGACAGTATTGCAGTCAATTTTTGCATAA
- a CDS encoding zinc-binding alcohol dehydrogenase family protein yields the protein MKAIGYQNNLPIDNEQSLQDITLDKPIASGRDILVEVKAISVNPVDYKIREGRPAAEGEYAVIGWDAAGTVTAVGEDVSLFSVGDNVYYAGDLTRSGSNAEYQLVDERIVGHMPASLSFAEAAALPLTTITAWEMLFDRLQVPVSDSAANDSDSSEDANNVSVLVIGAAGGVGSILTQLLKTRTSATIIGTASRDESVQWLKDLGADHVINHRNPLSDELQKTGIAEVDYVVSLNNTEDHYEEIIKCLKPQGKLGLIDDPKSLDANPLKTKSLSLHWEFMFARSMFNTPDMIEQHHLLNAVAKLIDAGEIKTTVAHNLGAITAEHLRSAHQMLEKQQAHGKIVLEGWSA from the coding sequence ATTAAAGCCATTGGTTATCAAAATAATCTACCTATTGATAATGAACAATCGCTACAAGACATCACCCTTGATAAGCCAATTGCTTCAGGCCGCGATATTCTCGTAGAAGTAAAAGCCATATCAGTCAATCCAGTAGATTACAAAATCCGTGAAGGGCGTCCTGCCGCAGAAGGTGAGTATGCTGTTATTGGTTGGGATGCTGCTGGTACTGTGACGGCTGTCGGTGAAGACGTCAGTTTATTCTCAGTAGGCGACAACGTCTATTATGCTGGAGATTTGACCCGTTCAGGCAGCAATGCTGAATATCAGTTGGTCGATGAGCGTATCGTTGGACACATGCCAGCCTCTTTGTCTTTCGCTGAGGCAGCGGCATTACCACTCACGACGATTACAGCTTGGGAGATGTTATTTGACCGTTTACAAGTGCCTGTCTCTGATAGCGCAGCGAATGACAGCGATAGTAGCGAGGATGCTAATAACGTCTCAGTATTGGTCATTGGCGCAGCGGGCGGTGTTGGATCTATCTTAACTCAGTTATTAAAGACAAGAACGTCTGCCACGATTATTGGTACGGCTTCGAGAGATGAGAGCGTGCAGTGGCTCAAAGATTTGGGTGCTGATCATGTTATCAATCACCGCAACCCATTGTCTGATGAACTACAAAAAACAGGTATTGCTGAAGTAGATTACGTGGTGAGTCTCAATAACACTGAAGATCATTATGAAGAAATCATTAAATGCTTAAAGCCGCAGGGTAAGCTTGGACTGATTGATGATCCAAAATCACTAGATGCCAACCCTCTTAAAACCAAAAGCTTAAGCCTGCATTGGGAGTTTATGTTTGCACGCTCAATGTTCAATACGCCAGACATGATTGAACAGCATCATTTATTAAATGCAGTGGCAAAATTGATTGATGCAGGCGAGATCAAAACCACGGTCGCTCACAATCTTGGGGCTATCACCGCTGAACATCTACGTAGTGCGCACCAAATGCTAGAAAAACAGCAAGCGCATGGCAAGATTGTATTAGAAGGCTGGTCTGCATAA
- a CDS encoding winged helix-turn-helix transcriptional regulator codes for MRWDELNQQSCSVARTLAVIGDRWTLMILRDCFLGVRRFDVFEQRLGITRHVLSNRLRKLVEYDILKKVAYQQRPLREEYRLTECGLDLHSVVLALVSWGDKYMADERGAPLLHRHKACGHIMHPVTVCSKCAEAVTARDIEVEIGPKWIGNDGVSI; via the coding sequence ATGCGCTGGGATGAACTGAACCAACAGTCTTGCTCGGTGGCTCGCACTTTAGCAGTCATTGGTGATCGTTGGACGCTCATGATTTTACGTGATTGTTTTTTGGGAGTCAGGCGATTCGACGTATTTGAGCAACGCTTGGGCATTACACGCCATGTCCTATCTAACCGTCTTCGCAAGCTGGTTGAATACGATATTTTAAAAAAAGTCGCCTATCAGCAGCGGCCGCTACGTGAGGAATATAGACTGACAGAGTGTGGATTAGATTTGCACTCTGTCGTACTGGCATTAGTCAGTTGGGGTGATAAATACATGGCTGATGAACGCGGGGCGCCACTGTTGCATAGACACAAGGCATGTGGTCACATTATGCATCCGGTGACAGTATGCTCCAAGTGCGCTGAGGCCGTTACCGCACGTGATATTGAGGTTGAAATAGGTCCCAAATGGATCGGTAATGATGGAGTGAGTATTTAA
- a CDS encoding SDR family oxidoreductase codes for MNRAPVAVVIGAGDATGSAVAKRFAREGFTLCVTRRTVEKLEALVSDIEAAGGVVKPFGCDARVEQEMVELFAHIEKDIGPIEVVVFNIGANVHFSILDTTERVYRKVWEMGALAGFLTGREAAKVMIPRERGTIIFTGATASVRGSKGFSAFASAKFALRALAQSMARELGPKGIHVAHPIIDGAIDTDFIRDNFPERYELKDQDGILNPEHIAEQYWQLHCQPRDSWTHELDLRPWMETF; via the coding sequence ATGAACAGAGCACCCGTAGCAGTTGTAATCGGCGCAGGAGATGCCACTGGCAGTGCTGTTGCCAAACGTTTTGCGCGAGAAGGTTTTACTTTGTGCGTGACCAGAAGGACTGTTGAGAAGCTAGAGGCATTAGTCAGTGATATCGAAGCGGCTGGAGGAGTGGTCAAGCCATTTGGTTGTGATGCGCGTGTAGAGCAAGAGATGGTTGAGCTGTTTGCTCATATTGAAAAAGACATTGGACCGATTGAAGTAGTGGTGTTTAACATCGGGGCAAACGTTCATTTCTCCATCTTAGATACGACAGAAAGGGTCTATCGAAAAGTGTGGGAGATGGGTGCCTTGGCTGGATTTTTGACAGGTAGAGAAGCGGCAAAAGTCATGATTCCACGAGAGAGGGGGACAATTATTTTTACGGGTGCAACAGCGTCTGTACGCGGTAGTAAAGGTTTTTCGGCTTTTGCTAGCGCTAAGTTTGCTCTGCGGGCATTGGCACAAAGCATGGCACGCGAGTTGGGGCCAAAAGGCATACATGTCGCACACCCTATCATTGACGGTGCCATTGACACTGACTTTATTCGTGACAACTTTCCCGAGCGCTATGAGCTCAAAGACCAAGACGGTATTTTAAATCCAGAACATATCGCTGAGCAGTATTGGCAGTTGCATTGTCAGCCAAGAGATAGCTGGACACATGAGCTGGATTTACGCCCATGGATGGAAACTTTTTAA
- a CDS encoding 2-hydroxychromene-2-carboxylate isomerase, translating into MSKQVEFFFDVGSPASYLAWTQLASIAQRHNAEVVWRPMLLGAVFQAVGNTSPAAVPAKGAYMLKDLKRFSAIYDVPFRFNPFFPVNTMQLMRGVTAYLGTPKFESYLSAIFNALWAEKLNMESPEVVAEVLSKVGIEATDFKVRISEPEVKARLKSSTEEAVARGVFGAPSFFVNGEMFFGQDRLSFVEDALRD; encoded by the coding sequence ATGAGTAAACAAGTAGAGTTTTTCTTTGATGTGGGTAGCCCAGCCAGTTACTTGGCATGGACTCAATTAGCGAGTATCGCGCAGCGCCATAATGCCGAGGTCGTTTGGCGTCCTATGTTACTTGGTGCAGTGTTTCAAGCCGTTGGTAACACCTCACCAGCTGCCGTACCTGCTAAAGGCGCTTATATGCTCAAAGACCTTAAGCGTTTTTCAGCTATCTATGACGTGCCTTTTCGCTTCAATCCATTTTTCCCAGTCAATACGATGCAGCTTATGCGCGGTGTTACCGCTTATTTAGGGACACCTAAATTTGAGAGTTATTTATCCGCTATCTTTAATGCGCTATGGGCTGAAAAGTTAAATATGGAGTCACCAGAAGTTGTGGCTGAAGTTCTGTCGAAAGTAGGCATTGAGGCTACTGATTTTAAGGTACGTATTAGTGAGCCTGAGGTTAAGGCGCGTTTAAAATCTAGTACCGAAGAAGCAGTAGCACGAGGCGTATTTGGGGCACCAAGTTTCTTCGTAAATGGTGAGATGTTTTTTGGTCAAGACCGATTGAGCTTTGTTGAAGATGCTTTGAGAGATTAA
- a CDS encoding MBL fold metallo-hydrolase, whose product MKKLMTAAMAASVLLLATQTNAAGLQLQAYKPDQNAIFPVVSVLASGEKDAILFDAQFSVKDGEALVDMIKKSNKDLKMIYITAGDPDYYFGLQPLVKAFPNVKVMSSPSITEHIEATKDAKLKHWGPILGKHAPTKITVPQTLDQSTLTLEGHKIEIKEVGTHQAYMWVPESKTVFGGVSVTSGMHVWTADTQTKEARSEWMQSLEQMKQLKPNLVIPGHYSGNLLKKDYAVDFTLSYLETFEQALDEAKKQDSKQSEKVISTMEAAYPALSGDTNLQIGSKVNTGEMKW is encoded by the coding sequence ATGAAGAAATTAATGACAGCTGCTATGGCGGCCAGTGTGCTACTGCTCGCAACCCAAACAAACGCAGCCGGTCTACAACTACAAGCATATAAACCTGATCAAAATGCTATTTTCCCAGTGGTTTCTGTGCTGGCAAGTGGCGAGAAAGATGCTATTTTGTTCGATGCACAGTTTAGCGTCAAAGACGGTGAAGCTTTGGTTGATATGATCAAAAAAAGCAATAAAGACCTAAAAATGATTTATATCACGGCAGGCGATCCAGATTACTATTTCGGTCTTCAGCCTTTAGTCAAAGCCTTCCCTAATGTAAAGGTTATGTCTAGCCCTTCGATTACTGAACACATTGAGGCGACTAAAGATGCAAAATTAAAGCATTGGGGTCCAATCCTTGGTAAACATGCGCCTACCAAAATCACAGTACCGCAAACACTTGATCAGTCTACACTAACCCTAGAAGGTCACAAAATTGAAATCAAGGAGGTGGGAACCCATCAAGCATATATGTGGGTACCAGAGTCAAAAACTGTGTTCGGCGGTGTGTCGGTAACATCAGGTATGCATGTGTGGACTGCTGATACCCAAACTAAAGAAGCTCGTAGCGAGTGGATGCAATCGTTGGAACAAATGAAGCAATTAAAGCCAAACCTTGTGATACCAGGTCACTATTCAGGCAACCTACTCAAAAAAGACTATGCTGTTGATTTCACCCTCAGCTATCTAGAAACCTTTGAGCAAGCATTGGATGAGGCAAAAAAGCAAGACTCCAAGCAGTCAGAAAAGGTGATTTCTACCATGGAAGCAGCTTATCCTGCGTTATCTGGGGATACTAATTTACAAATAGGCAGTAAAGTAAATACAGGTGAAATGAAGTGGTAA
- a CDS encoding LysR family transcriptional regulator gives MDRLTALQVFVTIVEQGSLSRAADNLDMSRAKVTRYLTELESWMDMRLLHRTTRSLSLTAPGEQTLEVAYQLLGLTDSLDQIRNQNTLELKGQLRITASFSLIDSLLMDVVGRFVSHWPQTAIDILTTDDSVNLVDARIDLAIRITNDLEPNVVARRIGECHSIVCAAPEYLQRRGRPTDVQSLVHHNCLSFAYFGRSAWVFDGPNGLESVPISGNISANISEVLLSATLRGHGISLQPSGAVKSLIASGQLIELLPEWKPKTLGVYVVYANRKQVTPLQRKFIDFLAEEIKRSPYW, from the coding sequence ATGGATAGGCTGACTGCATTACAGGTGTTTGTCACGATCGTTGAACAAGGTAGCTTGAGCCGTGCCGCGGACAATTTAGACATGTCTAGAGCTAAGGTAACGCGCTACCTGACAGAGCTTGAGAGCTGGATGGATATGCGCTTATTACATCGCACGACTCGAAGTCTAAGCCTCACTGCACCTGGTGAGCAGACTCTTGAGGTGGCGTACCAGTTGCTTGGATTGACTGACTCGTTGGATCAGATACGCAATCAAAACACTTTGGAGCTAAAAGGTCAGTTGAGAATCACGGCCAGCTTTTCGCTGATTGATAGCCTTTTGATGGATGTGGTTGGTCGCTTTGTATCTCACTGGCCGCAAACAGCGATTGATATTCTTACCACTGATGATTCGGTCAATTTAGTTGATGCCCGTATTGACTTGGCGATTCGTATCACCAATGACTTGGAGCCAAATGTCGTTGCCAGACGTATCGGTGAGTGCCACTCTATCGTATGCGCGGCACCTGAGTATTTACAAAGGCGTGGCAGACCTACAGACGTACAGTCGCTTGTACATCACAACTGTCTATCGTTTGCGTATTTTGGACGGTCTGCATGGGTGTTTGACGGGCCAAATGGTTTAGAATCTGTTCCTATCTCTGGCAATATCAGCGCCAATATCTCTGAAGTCTTGCTCTCTGCCACGTTGCGTGGACATGGGATTAGTTTACAACCATCTGGCGCAGTCAAGTCTTTGATTGCATCTGGACAACTTATTGAGTTATTGCCTGAATGGAAACCCAAAACCTTGGGTGTTTATGTGGTTTATGCCAATCGAAAGCAGGTGACACCACTACAAAGAAAGTTTATTGATTTTCTTGCCGAAGAAATAAAGCGTTCGCCTTATTGGTAG
- a CDS encoding oxygen-insensitive NAD(P)H-dependent nitroreductase NfsB: MKTINEALNWRYSTKVFDASKKIPAEDFEQIKDMLQMSPSSTNIQPWSFVIADDDAGKARIAKSTQGAFHFNTPKVLDASHVVVFCTRIHADNEYMQAVLEKEDQDGRYAQQEFKTQMHQARQLFLDIHRYDVKDETHWLAKQVYLNMGGVLLGSALLGIDTVPMEGVDLQALDTEFDLRSKGYSAVAVVSFGYRSDDDFNAKISKSRLSEETIFIKA; the protein is encoded by the coding sequence ATGAAAACCATCAATGAAGCACTAAACTGGCGTTACAGCACCAAAGTATTTGATGCTAGCAAAAAGATACCTGCTGAAGATTTTGAGCAGATCAAAGACATGCTACAAATGAGTCCATCAAGTACCAATATTCAACCATGGAGCTTCGTCATTGCAGATGATGATGCAGGCAAAGCTCGCATTGCCAAAAGCACGCAAGGTGCCTTTCATTTTAATACACCTAAAGTCCTAGATGCCTCACACGTGGTGGTTTTTTGTACTCGTATCCATGCCGACAATGAATATATGCAAGCGGTGTTAGAAAAAGAAGATCAAGATGGTCGCTATGCTCAGCAAGAGTTTAAAACGCAGATGCATCAAGCACGCCAATTGTTTTTAGACATTCATCGTTACGATGTGAAAGATGAGACACATTGGCTGGCCAAACAGGTATATCTCAACATGGGCGGAGTATTATTGGGCAGCGCTCTTTTGGGTATTGATACCGTTCCTATGGAGGGAGTTGATTTACAAGCACTTGATACGGAGTTCGACTTACGTAGCAAAGGATATTCTGCCGTAGCAGTGGTATCGTTTGGCTACCGAAGCGATGATGACTTTAATGCCAAAATATCTAAATCGCGCTTGAGTGAAGAGACTATTTTTATTAAGGCTTAA
- a CDS encoding DUF1624 domain-containing protein: protein MVTPFQRLQAIDALRGLVMLIMMVDHVRETFYLHHQVPDPMLIPGTDEPLFFSRMIAHLCAPVFVLLTGLSAYLYQHKHNSIQMTREFLIKRGLFLVFLELIVINFAWTAQFPPDVVYLQVIWAIGFSMIALSAVIGLPKKWLWLLSLVIIFGHNLLDTVSFADIPIMHQLWLILHERGWIEFGEVIRFRTSYPVLPWIGVIILGYCIGTSVFGNSTSVQKRNRTLLTFGMVSIALFVVLRLANVYGDQAWLMMPTLSETFMSFMNLTKYPPSLLFILWNVGIGLVLLVMLQKIETKLWIKPLVVIGSVPMFFYIVHLYVLKLLYVFAVQQFGMTHGEYFGVNNVSTLWFIAIALSILLYPLMRAFAKFKHSNKHITILKYL from the coding sequence ATGGTGACACCTTTTCAACGGTTACAAGCGATCGACGCACTTCGAGGGCTTGTGATGCTCATCATGATGGTGGATCATGTTCGAGAGACCTTTTACTTACACCATCAAGTTCCTGATCCAATGCTGATACCAGGAACGGATGAACCCCTGTTTTTCAGCCGAATGATTGCCCATTTATGTGCACCTGTTTTTGTGTTACTGACGGGACTATCTGCTTATTTGTACCAACACAAGCACAATAGTATTCAAATGACCCGCGAATTTTTAATCAAACGCGGGCTTTTTTTAGTGTTTTTGGAGCTGATTGTCATTAACTTTGCTTGGACAGCACAATTTCCACCTGATGTAGTTTACCTCCAAGTGATATGGGCGATTGGCTTCAGTATGATTGCGCTCTCAGCGGTTATTGGTCTGCCTAAGAAATGGCTGTGGCTACTGAGCTTGGTGATTATATTTGGGCACAATTTATTAGATACCGTCTCCTTTGCCGACATTCCTATTATGCATCAACTGTGGCTGATACTTCATGAACGTGGCTGGATTGAGTTTGGTGAAGTGATTCGTTTCAGAACCTCTTATCCTGTACTACCTTGGATTGGCGTTATCATACTGGGCTACTGTATCGGTACATCTGTGTTCGGTAACTCTACGTCTGTGCAAAAGAGAAATCGTACGTTACTTACATTTGGCATGGTGAGTATCGCGTTATTTGTGGTACTGCGACTGGCCAATGTATACGGCGATCAAGCATGGCTAATGATGCCAACTCTGAGTGAAACCTTCATGAGCTTTATGAATCTCACCAAATATCCACCATCGTTACTCTTTATATTGTGGAATGTGGGCATAGGACTGGTTTTATTAGTGATGCTCCAAAAAATTGAAACCAAATTATGGATAAAACCACTGGTAGTCATCGGTTCTGTGCCAATGTTTTTTTATATCGTACATCTCTATGTATTGAAACTGCTGTATGTATTTGCCGTTCAACAGTTCGGTATGACGCATGGAGAATATTTTGGTGTAAATAACGTCAGTACACTTTGGTTCATTGCGATTGCACTGAGCATTTTACTGTATCCTTTAATGCGTGCTTTTGCCAAATTCAAACATAGTAATAAGCATATTACTATCCTCAAATATTTATAG
- a CDS encoding LysR family transcriptional regulator, whose translation MKNLQDLHIFIETARLGSLSACARHLDLSPAVVSAAVKRLEAEIETVLFVRSTRRLRLTSKGEQYLKHCRDAVAILDNAYAGLHDNDAELMGTIRLSASSDLGRNLILPWLDDFIDIHPKVTVQLHMSDSYVDLYGQQIDLALRYGAPKDSSLVALPIVLNNRPILCASKEYLSKIDKGIGIPKMPEDLSQHNCLRLGHDEKYLSEWTFEKEGKTKRVEVDGNRRSKDGDVVRRWAVAGKGIALKSQLDIAGDLKAGRLVEVELDGWQVANYPLYLICPERRLIDPLFNAVKEYLIERVEQVLR comes from the coding sequence ATGAAAAATTTGCAGGATTTACATATTTTTATTGAGACCGCTCGCTTAGGTAGCCTATCTGCCTGTGCTCGGCACTTAGATCTGTCGCCTGCAGTTGTGAGTGCAGCGGTCAAGCGATTAGAAGCCGAAATTGAGACGGTGTTGTTTGTTCGCTCCACTCGTAGGCTGCGTCTAACTAGCAAGGGTGAGCAATATTTAAAGCATTGCCGAGATGCGGTGGCTATTTTAGACAATGCTTATGCAGGACTGCATGACAATGATGCTGAGCTGATGGGTACAATTCGGCTGTCAGCATCATCAGATTTGGGTCGAAACTTAATTTTGCCTTGGTTGGACGATTTTATAGACATTCACCCAAAAGTGACGGTGCAGCTACATATGTCAGACAGCTATGTGGACTTGTACGGTCAGCAGATTGATTTGGCACTACGTTACGGCGCGCCCAAAGATTCATCACTGGTCGCACTACCCATAGTGTTGAATAATCGCCCTATACTGTGTGCGTCAAAGGAGTATTTGAGCAAAATTGATAAGGGTATCGGTATCCCAAAAATGCCGGAAGATTTATCGCAGCATAATTGTTTACGTTTGGGTCATGATGAAAAGTATTTGAGCGAGTGGACTTTTGAAAAAGAGGGCAAGACTAAACGTGTGGAAGTGGATGGCAATCGCAGAAGTAAAGACGGTGACGTTGTACGCCGCTGGGCAGTGGCGGGTAAAGGCATCGCATTAAAGTCTCAGTTAGATATAGCCGGCGATTTAAAGGCGGGGAGACTGGTCGAGGTGGAGTTGGACGGCTGGCAAGTGGCCAACTATCCGCTGTATTTGATTTGCCCAGAACGGCGATTAATCGATCCATTGTTTAATGCGGTCAAAGAATACTTGATTGAACGGGTAGAGCAGGTATTAAGGTAA
- a CDS encoding dipeptidase produces MNNQPIIFDGHNDLLTRLWLSSTADPVHDFIYGTLPGHLDLQRCKDANWMGGLFSIFLPPYAYVKNNHPEKLSDPSNSDFTPQEIVDICCTQLKLAQQLEARSDGQIQICTSLKQIKACQQNQQLAIVLHLEGAEFLAIQPDLLDMFYEAGLRSIGPLWNRKSLFGDGLNASFPHSPDTGSGLTAQGKALILACRDKQMLIDVSHMNERAFWDTLEIACQPIVATHSNSHALCQQARNLTDQQLAAIKQSDGLVGVNFDVAFLRTDGQRNTQTSLDVIVDHLDYLIDHLGEDHVGFGSDFDGCLLPDELSDISQIYMLIERMQQRHFSNQLIEKVTSKNWFTVLYKIWQ; encoded by the coding sequence ATGAATAACCAGCCCATAATTTTTGACGGTCATAATGATCTATTAACTCGTCTATGGCTAAGTTCAACTGCCGATCCGGTACATGACTTTATTTATGGCACGCTACCAGGGCATTTGGACTTACAACGTTGCAAAGACGCGAACTGGATGGGCGGATTATTTTCTATATTTTTACCGCCCTATGCTTATGTGAAAAACAACCATCCTGAAAAACTATCTGACCCCTCAAATTCGGATTTTACTCCGCAAGAAATCGTCGATATCTGCTGCACACAATTGAAACTAGCCCAGCAACTAGAGGCAAGATCTGACGGTCAGATTCAGATTTGCACCTCATTAAAACAAATCAAAGCCTGTCAGCAGAATCAACAATTAGCTATCGTTTTGCATTTGGAAGGTGCTGAGTTTTTAGCCATACAGCCTGACCTGCTTGATATGTTTTATGAGGCAGGCCTCAGAAGCATTGGCCCACTATGGAATAGAAAGAGTCTCTTCGGTGATGGCTTAAATGCGTCTTTTCCGCATTCTCCCGATACAGGATCTGGTTTGACCGCTCAGGGCAAAGCGCTTATTTTGGCCTGTCGTGATAAGCAGATGTTGATCGATGTGTCGCATATGAATGAACGCGCTTTTTGGGATACGCTAGAAATTGCCTGCCAGCCTATTGTTGCGACACATTCCAATTCACACGCTCTCTGTCAGCAAGCACGGAACTTGACTGATCAGCAGCTGGCTGCTATTAAACAAAGCGATGGTTTGGTTGGAGTGAATTTCGATGTGGCGTTTCTTCGTACAGATGGGCAACGTAATACGCAAACTTCGCTTGATGTGATTGTCGATCATCTTGATTATCTGATCGACCATCTAGGCGAAGATCACGTTGGGTTTGGCTCTGATTTCGATGGTTGCCTCCTACCTGATGAGTTATCTGATATCAGTCAAATCTATATGTTGATTGAGCGAATGCAACAACGTCACTTCTCAAATCAACTGATTGAAAAGGTGACGTCAAAAAACTGGTTTACGGTGCTTTATAAAATATGGCAATAG
- the pqqE gene encoding pyrroloquinoline quinone biosynthesis protein PqqE, with translation MTAPVGLPLWLLAELTYRCPLQCPYCSNPIDYAQYKEELTTEEWFDVFDQARQMGAVQLGFSGGEPLVRQDLEELVAYAHNQGFYTNLITSGMGLTEARIARLKEAGLQHIQISFQASDPTVNNALAGSKHAFEQKYEMSRLVKQYDYPMVLNFVIHRQNIDQIDQIIDLCLELEADTVELAICQFYGWAFENIEGLLPTKAQVVRAERITNEYRKQIEERGIKCKLIFVVPDYYEERPKPCMDGWGKIFLTVAPDGTALPCHAARQMPIQFPNVRHTPLSDIWYESASFNQFRGDDWMPDICQSCPDKERDYGGCRCQAFMLTGDAKNADPVCGKSPYHYLIEEARINSETPVPFEELRFRNPKNSKRLSMSQEQLIPTRTVTD, from the coding sequence ATGACTGCGCCAGTCGGGCTACCGCTATGGCTGCTTGCTGAGCTGACCTATCGCTGCCCCTTACAATGCCCTTATTGCTCAAACCCTATCGATTACGCTCAGTATAAAGAGGAGCTAACGACAGAGGAATGGTTTGATGTGTTTGATCAGGCGCGGCAAATGGGTGCGGTGCAGCTTGGCTTTTCTGGCGGTGAACCACTGGTTCGTCAAGACCTAGAAGAGCTGGTCGCTTATGCGCACAATCAAGGCTTTTATACTAACTTGATAACATCAGGTATGGGATTGACCGAAGCTCGGATTGCGCGTTTAAAAGAAGCAGGTCTTCAGCATATCCAGATCAGCTTCCAAGCCAGCGATCCAACGGTGAACAATGCCTTGGCAGGTTCAAAACATGCCTTTGAGCAAAAGTATGAGATGTCACGTCTGGTCAAACAGTACGATTACCCGATGGTACTTAACTTTGTCATTCATCGGCAAAACATCGATCAGATTGACCAGATTATTGATCTCTGCTTAGAGCTAGAAGCCGACACGGTCGAGCTGGCTATTTGTCAGTTTTATGGTTGGGCGTTTGAGAATATAGAGGGTTTACTACCAACCAAAGCGCAAGTGGTCCGAGCTGAACGCATTACCAATGAATACCGCAAGCAGATTGAAGAACGTGGTATTAAGTGCAAACTTATTTTCGTGGTGCCTGACTATTACGAAGAACGTCCGAAACCTTGTATGGATGGCTGGGGCAAGATTTTCTTAACAGTCGCACCAGACGGTACAGCCCTACCTTGTCATGCTGCCAGACAAATGCCAATACAGTTTCCTAATGTACGACATACTCCACTGTCAGATATTTGGTATGAATCTGCAAGCTTCAATCAGTTTCGCGGTGACGACTGGATGCCCGACATCTGCCAAAGCTGCCCAGATAAAGAGCGCGATTATGGTGGCTGCCGTTGCCAAGCCTTTATGCTAACTGGGGACGCCAAAAATGCCGATCCTGTCTGTGGCAAGTCGCCTTATCACTACCTGATTGAGGAGGCGCGTATCAACAGCGAGACGCCTGTACCTTTTGAAGAACTGCGCTTTCGCAATCCTAAAAACTCTAAACGATTAAGTATGAGTCAAGAGCAACTGATTCCCACGCGTACGGTTACGGATTAA